Proteins encoded by one window of Vigna radiata var. radiata cultivar VC1973A chromosome 5, Vradiata_ver6, whole genome shotgun sequence:
- the LOC106759813 gene encoding uncharacterized protein LOC106759813, whose protein sequence is MNRGAAIFLCLLLVVMDIAAGILGIEAEIAQNKVKHLRLWIFECKDPSHKAFMLGLAAAVLLALAHLILNLVGGFSCLCYQPQPDKASPNRQLSIASLILTWIVLAVGLSMLVIGTSSNNKSSGSCGFTHHHFLSIGGILCFVHALFSLVYYVSSTAS, encoded by the exons ATGAACAGAGGAGCAGCAATTTTTTTGTGCCTCTTGCTTGTGGTCATGGATATTGCAGCTGGGATTCTAGGCATTGAAGCTGAAATTGCACAAAACAAG GTTAAGCACTTGAGATTGTGGATATTTGAGTGTAAAGATCCAAGCCATAAGGCATTCATGCTGGGGTTGGCTGCAGCAGTGCTTTTGGCATTAGCTCATCTTATACTGAATTTGGTTGGTGGCTTCAGTTGCCTTTGTTATCAACCACAACCTGATAAGGCTTCTCCAAATAGACAGCTTTCAATAGCTTCTCTCATTTTAACATG GATTGTGTTGGCTGTTGGATTGAGCATGCTGGTGATAGGAACTTCATCAAACAACAAGTCAAGTGGTTCATGTGGTTTCACTCACCATCACTTCCTATCCATTGGTGGAATTTTGTGCTTTGTGCATGCCCTATTCAGTCTTGTGTATTACGTTTCTTCCACTGCCTCTTAA
- the LOC106760668 gene encoding leucine-rich repeat extensin-like protein 3, producing MCYVGKATKIFIFIVTVLVVLGLVLGLGILRRRHHTTANECSDGSCSRLLPPPAISAPNFNPPTPPPSFQYPPTPPTIPVTNPTPPPPSDPNPSSPPPPPMQQSPPPPPPPPEETPPPNPPSVAGPPINTPTPGSALVAQAPVHVFV from the coding sequence ATGTGCTACGTGGGGAAAGCAACAAAGATCTTCATTTTCATAGTCACGGTGCTCGTTGTTCTGGGTCTGGTTTTGGGATTGGGGATCCTACGCCGCCGCCACCACACAACTGCAAATGAATGTTCTGATGGGTCTTGCTCACGTCTACTACCTCCACCTGCAATCTCTGCCCCCAATTTCAATCCACCAACCCCACCTCCCTCCTTTCAATACCCCCCTACCCCACCAACCATTCCGGTTACAAATCCAACCCCTCCTCCTCCTTCCGACCCCAACCCATCttcgccgccgccgccgccaaTGCAGCAGTCGCCGCCACCGCCGCCACCGCCGCCGGAGGAAACTCCTCCTCCAAATCCTCCAAGTGTGGCGGGGCCACCTATTAATACACCTACACCAGGGTCGGCGCTGGTGGCACAAGCTCCTGTGCATGTTTTTGTGTAG
- the LOC106761636 gene encoding transcription factor bHLH117, with translation MIMYSGDGSSLDPMFSGTSLQSLLSLNPSLFADGFPTLASLTDDPTLIPQPAEAPKVLVPKTEPSQPFKFFPQYHPSPFLRLPQLRSAEQPQPKRQRLESPVIPQSNLARQRRQKLSEKTRCLQKLMPWDKKMDQGTLLEEAYKYVRFLQAQFRVLQSMPSHSSSSLPSFRQNSAVFVDLEKLNRSQLLQVLVNSPVAQTMLYSQGFCVFSLEQLSLLRKLSDRRHHHHNHLSSKSTFN, from the coding sequence ATGATAATGTATTCCGGCGACGGCTCCTCCTTGGACCCCATGTTTTCCGGCACCAGTCTACAGTCACTCCTCTCTCTCAACCCTTCCCTTTTCGCGGATGGCTTCCCCACCTTGGCTTCCCTAACCGACGACCCAACCCTAATCCCGCAACCCGCAGAGGCTCCAAAAGTCCTTGTCCCTAAAACCGAACCCTCTCAACCGTTCAAATTCTTTCCCCAATACCATCCTTCCCCCTTTCTCCGCCTCCCGCAGCTCCGCTCCGCAGAGCAGCCCCAGCCGAAACGGCAGCGTTTGGAGTCCCCGGTGATCCCGCAGAGCAACCTGGCTCGGCAACGCAGACAGAAGCTGAGCGAGAAAACCCGGTGCCTGCAGAAACTGATGCCTTGGGACAAGAAAATGGACCAAGGCACGCTCCTGGAGGAAGCGTACAAGTACGTGAGGTTTCTTCAGGCGCAGTTCCGCGTGCTACAGTCGATGCCCTCccattcatcttcttccttgccTTCCTTCCGCCAAAACTCAGCAGTATTCGTGGATCTGGAGAAACTGAATCGCTCCCAGCTACTGCAGGTCCTGGTTAACTCACCCGTGGCACAGACCATGCTATATTCTCAAGGTTTTTGTGTCTTCTCTTTGGAACAGTTGTCTCTCCTCAGAAAATTATCAGATAGGAGGCACCACCACCATAACCACCTTTCCTCCAAATCTACTTTCAACTAA